The genomic region TGCCACCTTCCGGCTCTACTCCAAATACCAGAACCCCGTCATCATATACAGGTATATAAACCGTCTTAACGGTATTACCCGATGTTACTCCTTTAATGTCCCTGAAAGAATAGTCATTATCATTATTCCAGAAATTGGTGTTCTGAGGAGCCGCAATTCTGAACTGGACTTCCTTTCTGTATGCCGACTGACCGCCCGGATAAATTTTGGTTCCGGTAAAGTCTACATTTACATAATAGATATTTTCGGCCTCATTCCACGGATGCAGGCCCGTAACTTTAGCTCCGGCGTTGTAGTTGGTGGTTATTGTAACATCACTTGCACTGTATCCTGCTTCAATAAGCTCGGTTAAATCCACAAAGTAACGGAATGAAAGTTTGTCGGCTACTCTTGCGGGCCAACCGGACTGGTTATGAAGCAGAGCCTTAATTTCTATGAAGTTTTGCCCGGAAGCATTGATACCCGCCATGACAAAAAATTCATCATTTGTTATTTCTTCAAAGGCGTTCAAATCGGGTATCGGACTTCCTCCATAATCTTCATACATCTTGGCGAGAGCACCGACAAATCCGGCATTATAGTCGCAGGCTACTTCATTATTTATATAATTGTTTATATCATCGGTATAACTGTCATCTTTTCCGGGTCCTCCCACCAAAGCTCCGATAAGTACATGTCTGTGATAATCGGGGACGCTCATGCTGTCGGCCCAGGAACTGTGGGCTGTTCTGTGATGAGGCCTTTTGGGGGGATTTACTCCGAAACCTACCACATAGCTTCTGCCGGAACTTCCTAAAGCATAATCAATCTGCTGTTTTGCAAAATCATTGTATATGGCGGCTTTCTCCCTGCTGCAGCCTTCCCAGTCGGCGTAAACACTGGCCAAAAATGCGGTGGTGGTCGCATAACGGAGAGAACCCCAGCTGTCAAGCCATGCCAGCCCTTTAGGCGTATAATGTACCCGTTCACCGTTATATCCTACCGACCAATAATCCAGATGTCTCTCAATAGCTTCCTTATAAATCTGCTTACCGGTTATTTTAGCCAAAAGCAGGCATGCGCCGTAATGAACATCGTCCCAGCAATGTGCCCATTTATATGATATTATATTGGTCTGCGGCTCCGTTCCCCAATAGGCTACATACTGTTCGGCCTTGTTAAGATATGTCTCATCTCCGGTCGCCAGGTATAGCCATACACCAGCCCATGAAAGCTCGTCATAGAAGCCGCTGTGTGAATCATAAAAACCACTGGCTGCGGTATATCCGCTGTCACTCTTGGTAATTTCAGCAAAGTTATACAGTTCCTTCGCATGCTGTATACATGTCGCCGCGTATGCAGGGTCTCTGTCCGCAAATACCACCGCTGCTGATGCCAAAGCCGCAGCGGCTTCGGCGACTACCGTAGAGCCGGGATTAGCCAAATCCACTTTATACGCCGGCCTGTCCATCTGCATTACTTCAGCCGGCCCCCACCACGAGTGATCCAGATGACCGTCCCCGACCTGATAATAAAATACATTTGGCGAAGGGTGGCATTTTATAAGGTAATCGCTGACCCATTTGATGGCATCCAAAAGATAGCCCATTTGCCCGCTTCGTTCCAAAGCTTCTTCGGCCTCATACGCAGCCCATGCAAGCATTGTCTGGGAATAGGCCATTGGAAGGTTAAACTTTACGTGATCACCGGCATCATACCAACCGCCGGTAAGATCAAGGCCAACGTCCGCTCCGTCGTTAAGTCCGGAATCTCCCCGCCAATTATCCCTTTTGTTTTCCGGCAGTTTTCCAGACCTTTGAAATTCATAAAACATAATAGCTTTTTGTAATGCTTCCCCATAATTATATCCTGCCGCTTCAGCCTTAGGAGTATGTATAAAGAGACCGGTGACAAGTAAACTGATTATAATTGCAAAGGACCAAAATTTTCGCATATTAAAACCTCCTCCCTTCAACGGTTTCAAATGTATTCTCACCATATACAACGTCTAATTCCGGGTGCATGGTAACCATGCACCCGAAATTATGATCAATTGAACGTCATATCCCATCATGCCCGTTGTTTTTAATCCGCTATTACGGCTCTATACCGTATACCAGATTCCCAGAAATGTATGCCGTAATTTTATTAAAATCCACATAACTGCTTGCCGTCGGATTAAAGGAATAATCATTGGTCTGAGTATAATCGGTCCAATCAATCTTTGAAAATCTTCCCTGAACCTCAATTGAAGCTCCGGGCTCAAGGGTTCCGGCCTGTGGTGTAAAACCGATTTCAAGGTAATAGTCAGCGCCGGTCGTGGCACCGTCCATCTTCACGAAGGTTCCGGTTACATTGCTGCTGCCTATGCTTGCCCAGTCGCACCAGAAATTCTGGGGTTTATCACCGTCCACGGTATAGTAATACCTTAACTTTACCTCAGACAAAGGTATACTTGTATTCCCGCTATTGTAAATCCTGAATCTTGGCATTATGGAATTGCTTATCTCCTGAGTATTGGCATTGAAGGACTGAATTATAAGTACTCCTTCAACCGGTTCCACGGGCTCCACAGGCTCTTCTCCGCCGCCGGTATCAATGATATCTATCGTTAACGTACGGTCAAGACCTGCGCTGAAGTCAAAAAGAAGGGATATGCTTCCTGTGGCTTGTCCGGCCAGGAATTCTTTCTTTATGATTATTACGTCACCGTTTACAATATAATCCACACCTTCTATAAGATAGGAAGACCCGGATTTTATTCCAAGCAGGGTATTGCCGTTATATGTTACCGTTACACTAATGTCTTCCTGATTATTTTTATCAAATGTAGCCGAAGTAGGAGTAATAAACGAATCATTAGCCTGCTCCGAGCCGAAAAGAATGGAATACAAACCGTTTGCTATTGCGATATCACACTGTGCCCAGAATCTGTGATAATTGAATACAGGAGCCTTGCCCT from Thermoclostridium stercorarium subsp. stercorarium DSM 8532 harbors:
- a CDS encoding glycoside hydrolase family 9 protein, yielding MRKFWSFAIIISLLVTGLFIHTPKAEAAGYNYGEALQKAIMFYEFQRSGKLPENKRDNWRGDSGLNDGADVGLDLTGGWYDAGDHVKFNLPMAYSQTMLAWAAYEAEEALERSGQMGYLLDAIKWVSDYLIKCHPSPNVFYYQVGDGHLDHSWWGPAEVMQMDRPAYKVDLANPGSTVVAEAAAALASAAVVFADRDPAYAATCIQHAKELYNFAEITKSDSGYTAASGFYDSHSGFYDELSWAGVWLYLATGDETYLNKAEQYVAYWGTEPQTNIISYKWAHCWDDVHYGACLLLAKITGKQIYKEAIERHLDYWSVGYNGERVHYTPKGLAWLDSWGSLRYATTTAFLASVYADWEGCSREKAAIYNDFAKQQIDYALGSSGRSYVVGFGVNPPKRPHHRTAHSSWADSMSVPDYHRHVLIGALVGGPGKDDSYTDDINNYINNEVACDYNAGFVGALAKMYEDYGGSPIPDLNAFEEITNDEFFVMAGINASGQNFIEIKALLHNQSGWPARVADKLSFRYFVDLTELIEAGYSASDVTITTNYNAGAKVTGLHPWNEAENIYYVNVDFTGTKIYPGGQSAYRKEVQFRIAAPQNTNFWNNDNDYSFRDIKGVTSGNTVKTVYIPVYDDGVLVFGVEPEGGSGENNSSISITNATFDKNPAKQENIQVVMNLNGNTLNGIKYGNTYLREGTDYTVSGDTVTILKSFLNSFDTSTVQLIFDFSAGRDPVLTVNIIDTTTSASIVPTTADFDKNPDASRDVKVKLVPNGNTLLAVKKDGEALVLGRDYSIDGDEVTIFREYLADQPVGRVTLTFDFDRGTDPVLTINITDSRQVETGVIQIQMFNGNTSDKTNGIMPRYRLTNTGTTPIRLSDVKIRYYYTIDGEKDQNFWCDWSSVGSNNITGTFVKMAEPKEGADYYLETGFTDGAGYLQPNQSIEVQNRFSKADWTDYIQTNDYSFSTNTSYGSNDRITVYISGVLVSGIEP
- a CDS encoding cellulose binding domain-containing protein, translating into MEPVEPVEGVLIIQSFNANTQEISNSIMPRFRIYNSGNTSIPLSEVKLRYYYTVDGDKPQNFWCDWASIGSSNVTGTFVKMDGATTGADYYLEIGFTPQAGTLEPGASIEVQGRFSKIDWTDYTQTNDYSFNPTASSYVDFNKITAYISGNLVYGIEP